Proteins co-encoded in one Thamnophis elegans isolate rThaEle1 chromosome 1, rThaEle1.pri, whole genome shotgun sequence genomic window:
- the ACY3 gene encoding N-acyl-aromatic-L-amino acid amidohydrolase (carboxylate-forming) yields MSHPQYLPPLERVAICGGTHGNEMSGVYLVKHWLRDPSELQRSTFRVTPFVGNPRAVEQCVRYTGRDLNRTFAAAFLDTKASDSDLHEIQRAQEINQIFGPKGSSEAYDFMLDLHNTTANMGSCLLLKSEFSLLSIHMCYYIQKHCTVRHCPILICQPPGEEATFMMSVAKHGLALELGPQPQGVARADQLAKMRTIVACALDFIELFNKGTLFPAFEIEAYRPVERKDFSRYPNGEISAVIHPNLQDKDFQPLKPGDPVFQTFDGEDILHDDDDTFFPVFINEAAYYEKKIAFWKTKKETFARPALQKAF; encoded by the exons ATGTCACATCCACAATACCTTCCTCCCTTGGAACGCGTAGCAATATGTGGGGGCACTCATGGGAATGAAATGTCAGGTGTTTATCTAGTCAAGCACTGGCTACGGGATCCATCTGAGTTGCAACGCAGCACCTTTCGGGTCACACCTTTTGTGGGAAACCCACGTGCAGTCGAGCAGTGTGTCCGCTACACTGGGAGGGATCTTAATCGTACGTTCGCTGCAGCTTTTCTAGA TACCAAGGCTTCAGATTCAGACCTTCATGAGATTCAACGTGCTCAGGAGATCAACCAGATCTTTGGACCCAAAGGCTCATCTGAAGCCTATGACTTTATGTTAGACCTACACAACACCACAGCCAACATGGGTTCCTGCCTCTTACTGAAGTCTGAATTTAGCCTGTTGTCCATACACATGTGTTACTACATCCAG AAGCACTGTACAGTGAGACATTGTCCCATCTTAATCTGTCAACCACCTGGAGAGGAGGCTACTTTCATGATGTCAGTGGCTAAACACGGTCTAG CATTAGAGTTGGGTCCACAACCCCAGGGAGTGGCACGAGCTGACCAGCTTGCTAAGATGAGAACAATTGTGGCCTGTGCTTTGGACTTCATTGAGCTTTTTAACAAAG GCACCTTGTTCCCAGCCTTTGAAATTGAGGCCTACAGGCCAGTTGAACGGAAGGACTTCTCCCGTTATCCCAATGGGGAGATTTCTGCTGTAATACATCCAAATCTACAG GATAAAGATTTCCAGCCCCTGAAGCCTGGGGACCCAGTTTTCCAGACTTTCGATGGAGAGGATATtctacatgatgatgatgataccttCTTCCCAGTCTTCATCAATGAAGCAGCCTACTATGAGAAGAAAATAGCCTTTTGGAAGACCAAAAAGGAAACATTTGCCCGACCAGCACTGCAGAAGGCATTTTAA